From Chryseobacterium gallinarum, one genomic window encodes:
- the murC gene encoding UDP-N-acetylmuramate--L-alanine ligase — MNNLQTYQTFYFVGIGGIGMSALARYFNASGKKVLGYDKTNTKLTQNLMEEGIDIVFEDLIDEKITSLQKENTLVIYTPAIKTLDILDYFNQNQFDVLKRAKVLGLITENTDCIAVAGTHGKTTTSTLISHLCKEADLPFSCFLGGISENFRSNFLYNGSVYSVVEADEYDRSFLNLSPDWAVVTSTDADHLDIYGDKNHIEEGFRQFAALVPEDKKLFVRKGVEIGRGHQTYAVNEKADYYSDNLRMDHDKIYFDFHTPTETVKDLVWEIPGIHNVENATVALAILHNLGADFDTLKKAIANFKGIKRRYTKHIYPNGKIYIDDYAHHPTEINAVMGSIKTFYPDKKLLVVFQPHLFSRTRDFADGFAESLSHSDELILLDIYPARELQQNFEGITSNWLLEKVNLEKKEVSALADAFERIKEKDFDILLTVGAGNIDTLYDPVCEWLDKL; from the coding sequence ATGAACAATTTACAAACATATCAGACTTTTTATTTCGTCGGTATCGGAGGTATCGGAATGAGTGCCCTGGCGCGCTATTTCAACGCCTCCGGAAAAAAGGTATTGGGCTATGATAAAACCAATACAAAACTTACCCAAAACCTGATGGAAGAAGGAATTGATATTGTTTTCGAAGATCTTATTGATGAGAAAATAACTTCCCTTCAAAAAGAAAATACATTGGTAATCTATACTCCTGCGATTAAAACCCTGGATATTTTAGATTATTTTAATCAAAATCAATTCGATGTTCTCAAAAGAGCAAAAGTTTTAGGACTGATCACAGAAAATACAGATTGTATAGCTGTAGCAGGAACCCATGGGAAAACGACTACATCTACCCTGATTTCCCATTTATGTAAAGAAGCAGATTTACCGTTTTCATGCTTTTTAGGAGGAATTTCTGAAAATTTCAGATCCAACTTCCTGTATAACGGCTCTGTCTATTCAGTGGTAGAGGCTGATGAATACGACAGAAGCTTCCTGAACCTTTCCCCCGATTGGGCTGTTGTTACATCTACAGATGCTGACCATTTGGATATTTATGGTGACAAAAACCATATTGAAGAAGGCTTCAGACAATTTGCAGCCCTGGTTCCGGAAGACAAAAAGCTGTTTGTAAGAAAAGGAGTGGAAATCGGCAGAGGACATCAAACCTATGCTGTAAATGAAAAAGCAGACTATTACTCTGACAACCTGCGTATGGATCATGATAAAATCTATTTTGACTTCCACACCCCAACAGAGACCGTAAAAGATTTGGTATGGGAAATTCCTGGTATCCACAATGTGGAAAATGCTACCGTAGCATTGGCTATCCTTCACAATTTAGGTGCAGATTTTGATACGCTGAAAAAGGCCATTGCCAATTTTAAGGGAATTAAAAGAAGATATACCAAACACATTTATCCTAACGGTAAAATTTATATTGATGACTATGCCCATCATCCCACAGAAATCAATGCTGTAATGGGCTCTATTAAAACATTTTACCCGGATAAAAAACTATTGGTTGTCTTCCAGCCACATCTCTTCAGCAGAACAAGGGACTTTGCCGATGGATTTGCTGAAAGCTTAAGTCACTCTGATGAATTGATTCTACTGGATATTTATCCGGCAAGAGAACTTCAGCAGAATTTTGAAGGAATCACTTCAAACTGGCTGCTTGAAAAAGTGAATTTAGAGAAAAAAGAAGTATCCGCGTTAGCTGATGCTTTTGAAAGAATAAAAGAAAAAGATTTTGACATCCTCCTTACAGTAGGCGCAGGAAATATAGACACTCTATATGACCCTGTCTGTGAATGGCTGGATAAATTGTAA
- the murG gene encoding undecaprenyldiphospho-muramoylpentapeptide beta-N-acetylglucosaminyltransferase, which yields MSKKIKILLSGGGTGGHIFPAIAIADEIRKRFPDAEFLFIGANGKMEMEKVPQAGYKIEGIDIAGINRGNLLSNLGLPFKILKSLSRSKKIIKNFAPDFAVGTGGFASGPALYEASKLGIPIFIQEQNAHAGVTNKILSKKAKAVFTAYPEVEGFPAEKIRFLGNPIRSAIVSGMQDTAQAKEKMGLDKDKLTILSVGGSLGSRTLNNAWKENLENLQEKDYQLIWQTGKLDYDELSSNLQLSASIHLKEFIRDMETAYSAADVIVSRAGAIAISELSVAQKPVLLVPFPFAAEDHQTKNAMNLVEKNAARMVKDSEMQEKFWNTLSEICENESLRKEMSDNLKYFAKPNAAKEIVDEIFKLM from the coding sequence ATGAGCAAAAAAATAAAAATATTACTATCAGGCGGAGGAACAGGAGGACATATCTTCCCTGCCATTGCTATAGCTGATGAGATCAGGAAAAGATTTCCTGATGCAGAATTTTTGTTCATTGGGGCCAATGGGAAAATGGAGATGGAAAAAGTCCCTCAGGCCGGTTATAAAATAGAAGGAATTGATATTGCAGGAATCAACAGGGGGAATTTATTATCCAACCTTGGTCTGCCTTTCAAAATTTTAAAAAGCCTGTCCCGATCTAAAAAAATTATTAAAAATTTTGCCCCGGATTTTGCGGTGGGCACAGGAGGTTTCGCCAGTGGACCCGCTTTGTATGAAGCAAGTAAGCTGGGAATTCCAATTTTTATCCAGGAGCAGAATGCCCATGCAGGTGTAACCAATAAAATATTGAGCAAAAAAGCAAAAGCCGTATTTACAGCCTATCCGGAAGTGGAAGGATTCCCCGCTGAAAAAATAAGGTTTTTAGGGAACCCTATCCGTTCTGCTATTGTTTCAGGAATGCAGGATACTGCTCAGGCTAAAGAAAAAATGGGTTTAGATAAAGATAAACTTACGATATTATCCGTAGGAGGTTCCTTAGGCTCCAGAACATTGAATAATGCCTGGAAAGAAAACCTGGAAAATCTGCAAGAAAAAGATTATCAATTGATTTGGCAAACCGGAAAGTTGGATTATGACGAACTATCTTCCAACCTTCAGCTTTCAGCGTCCATTCATCTGAAAGAATTTATCAGAGATATGGAAACAGCCTATTCTGCAGCAGATGTAATTGTTTCAAGAGCCGGAGCCATTGCCATTTCAGAGCTGTCAGTAGCACAAAAACCTGTTTTACTGGTGCCCTTCCCTTTTGCTGCAGAAGACCACCAGACCAAAAATGCTATGAATCTGGTTGAAAAAAATGCAGCCAGAATGGTAAAAGATTCTGAAATGCAGGAAAAATTCTGGAATACATTATCAGAAATCTGCGAAAACGAAAGCTTAAGAAAAGAAATGTCTGACAATCTGAAATATTTTGCAAAGCCCAACGCCGCAAAAGAGATTGTAGACGAAATTTTTAAATTAATGTAA